One segment of Microbacterium arborescens DNA contains the following:
- the gcvT gene encoding glycine cleavage system aminomethyltransferase GcvT: protein MSDPRSTVLHHRHAALGASFTDFGGWLMPVRYTSDLAEHHAVRTAAGLFDISHMAEFEVTGSVAGECLDAALAGSLSTMTVGKAKYSLVLAEDGGIIDDVIVYRLDDDRFLIIANAGNREPVWAALQERAEGWDVEVRDVTDAYALLAVQGPAALAVLEATPGLSTADVALADTRYYAWTAGEFAGEPLLLARTGYTGEDGFELMIPAVAAEALWDAVLAAGEPFGLVPAGLAARDTLRLEAGMPLYGHELSLDVAPAQAGLDRVVGADKGAFVGREGLTKRASASAPVLVGLVSEGRRAGRAGYAVLGPDGERVGEVTSGALSPTLGHPIAMAYVAPEHAAPGTELALDVRGTRIPATVTPLPFYRRKK from the coding sequence ATGTCAGATCCCCGCTCCACCGTCCTGCACCATCGCCACGCCGCCCTCGGCGCGTCCTTCACCGACTTCGGCGGCTGGCTCATGCCCGTGCGCTACACGTCCGACCTGGCCGAGCACCATGCCGTGCGCACCGCCGCGGGTCTGTTCGACATCTCGCACATGGCGGAATTCGAGGTGACCGGGTCCGTCGCCGGCGAATGCCTCGACGCCGCCCTCGCCGGCAGCCTCTCGACGATGACGGTCGGAAAGGCCAAGTACTCGCTCGTCCTCGCGGAGGACGGCGGGATCATCGACGACGTCATCGTCTACCGGCTCGACGACGACCGTTTCCTGATCATCGCCAACGCCGGCAACCGCGAGCCCGTGTGGGCTGCGCTGCAGGAACGGGCCGAAGGCTGGGACGTCGAGGTGCGAGACGTCACCGACGCGTACGCGCTCCTGGCCGTCCAGGGCCCCGCCGCACTCGCGGTGCTCGAGGCTACACCGGGCCTGTCGACGGCCGACGTCGCGCTCGCGGACACGCGGTACTACGCCTGGACCGCCGGCGAGTTCGCGGGCGAGCCGCTGCTCCTCGCACGCACCGGGTACACGGGCGAAGACGGATTCGAGCTGATGATCCCGGCTGTAGCCGCCGAAGCCCTCTGGGATGCCGTGCTCGCCGCGGGAGAGCCGTTCGGCCTCGTGCCGGCCGGGCTGGCCGCGCGCGACACTCTGCGGCTCGAGGCCGGGATGCCCCTCTACGGACACGAGCTCTCGCTCGACGTCGCCCCGGCCCAGGCGGGACTCGACCGCGTGGTCGGCGCCGACAAGGGCGCGTTCGTCGGCCGTGAGGGTCTGACGAAACGCGCATCGGCATCCGCGCCCGTTCTCGTCGGTCTCGTGTCGGAGGGACGCCGCGCCGGTCGCGCCGGGTACGCCGTGCTCGGCCCCGACGGCGAGCGCGTCGGCGAGGTCACGAGCGGCGCGTTGAGCCCGACGCTCGGGCACCCGATCGCCATGGCCTACGTCGCGCCCGAACATGCCGCGCCCGGCACCGAGCTCGCGCTCGACGTCCGCGGCACCCGCATCCCCGCCACCGTCACCCCGCTGCCGTTCTACCGGAGGAAGAAATGA
- a CDS encoding NUDIX hydrolase — MTRTTGGTTHDEIRVAVSTVIFSLRHGGGDLPSVVLPLVRRTRDPHAGQWALPGGWLDVSENLEAAASRTLAETTALAPSYLEQLYVFGDVGRSPSRVVSIVYWALVREDIAATPLPEDENVAWFDTADLPELAFDHGSIVEYALWRLRNKVGYSRIAHGLLPELFTLAELREVYEAIGGKRLDPANFRRQVEGSGTLIPTREFRTGSHRPARLYRYNHDVELADRGPLPR, encoded by the coding sequence ATGACACGAACCACCGGCGGGACAACGCACGACGAGATCCGGGTCGCGGTGTCGACCGTGATCTTCAGCCTCCGCCACGGGGGTGGCGATCTCCCCTCCGTCGTGCTCCCGCTGGTGCGTCGCACGCGCGACCCGCACGCAGGTCAGTGGGCCCTGCCGGGCGGCTGGCTCGACGTGTCGGAGAACCTCGAAGCTGCGGCATCCCGCACCCTCGCCGAGACCACCGCGCTCGCGCCGAGCTACCTCGAGCAGCTCTATGTGTTCGGCGACGTCGGGCGCTCGCCCTCGCGTGTCGTGTCGATCGTCTACTGGGCCCTCGTGCGCGAGGACATCGCCGCGACCCCGCTGCCCGAGGACGAGAACGTCGCGTGGTTCGACACCGCAGACCTGCCCGAGCTGGCGTTCGACCACGGGAGCATCGTCGAGTACGCACTGTGGCGGTTGCGCAACAAGGTCGGCTACAGCCGGATCGCGCACGGCCTCCTGCCCGAGCTGTTCACCCTCGCGGAGCTCCGCGAGGTGTACGAGGCGATCGGCGGCAAGCGCCTCGACCCGGCCAACTTCCGCCGTCAGGTCGAGGGGTCGGGCACCCTCATCCCGACGCGGGAGTTCCGCACGGGCAGCCACCGGCCCGCCCGCCTCTACCGCTACAACCACGACGTCGAGCTCGCCGACCGCGGGCCGCTCCCCCGATGA
- a CDS encoding MarP family serine protease gives MLLVDVIVVILLVGFFAIGVTRGLVAIAGSLAGLVIGSLLAVWAVPLIAPGVADWEYRSLVLAVCAIAIIALCTALGTAVGAALRRGVDRAKLRILDRILGAGGATIAGGLVLLLGAGAVTASGMPVVSTAVASSRVLSFIDGLTPDPVDTALAEVRGFVVDEGIPRIGELLRPEVAPTAPAVALDDPELQRAAASVARISGTAYACGVSMTGSGFVAADDLIVTNAHVVAGVDTPVVELPGRDAREGRVVYFDPIDDLAVIAVGGLGAAPLPVVPPVAAGAAVAVQGYPLGGPFTSGAAFVLSVGSAPVPDIYDQSSTPREIYALDADVRPGNSGGPLLTDAGEVAGVVFARGADDERRGYAMTTTELLPVLAGVSADAPAVQAGSCTR, from the coding sequence GTGCTGCTGGTCGACGTCATCGTCGTGATCCTCCTCGTCGGCTTCTTCGCCATCGGCGTCACCCGGGGCCTCGTCGCGATCGCGGGGTCGCTCGCCGGGCTGGTCATCGGCTCGCTCCTGGCCGTGTGGGCCGTGCCGCTCATCGCGCCCGGCGTCGCCGACTGGGAGTACCGCTCGCTCGTGCTCGCCGTGTGCGCCATCGCGATCATCGCGCTGTGCACCGCGCTCGGCACCGCTGTCGGAGCTGCCCTGCGCCGCGGCGTCGACCGGGCCAAGCTGCGCATCCTCGACCGCATCCTCGGCGCCGGCGGGGCAACGATCGCCGGCGGCCTCGTGCTGCTCCTCGGCGCCGGCGCGGTGACCGCGAGCGGGATGCCCGTCGTCTCGACCGCTGTCGCGTCGTCGCGGGTGCTCTCGTTCATCGACGGCCTGACCCCCGACCCGGTCGACACCGCGCTCGCCGAGGTCCGCGGGTTCGTCGTCGACGAGGGCATCCCGCGTATCGGCGAGCTTCTCCGCCCCGAAGTCGCGCCGACCGCACCTGCCGTCGCGCTCGACGATCCCGAACTGCAGCGCGCCGCGGCATCCGTCGCTCGCATCAGCGGAACGGCGTATGCCTGCGGCGTCTCGATGACCGGCTCCGGCTTCGTCGCCGCAGACGACCTCATCGTCACCAATGCCCATGTCGTGGCAGGTGTCGACACGCCCGTCGTCGAGCTTCCCGGTCGCGATGCGCGCGAGGGACGCGTGGTCTACTTCGACCCGATCGACGATCTCGCCGTCATCGCCGTCGGTGGTCTGGGCGCCGCACCCCTGCCGGTCGTCCCGCCGGTCGCGGCCGGTGCCGCCGTCGCGGTGCAGGGCTATCCGCTCGGCGGCCCGTTCACGAGCGGCGCCGCATTCGTGCTCTCGGTGGGCTCGGCGCCCGTCCCCGACATCTACGACCAGTCGAGCACGCCGCGTGAGATCTACGCGCTCGATGCCGACGTCCGCCCGGGCAACTCCGGCGGACCGCTGCTGACCGACGCCGGCGAGGTCGCCGGCGTCGTGTTCGCGCGCGGGGCGGACGACGAGAGGCGAGGGTACGCGATGACGACGACGGAGCTGCTGCCCGTGCTCGCCGGAGTCTCCGCGGATGCTCCGGCAGTGCAGGCCGGGAGTTGCACGCGCTGA